A segment of the Crassostrea angulata isolate pt1a10 chromosome 10, ASM2561291v2, whole genome shotgun sequence genome:
gaaaattgtgtttaaaattttttttagatcaaataatctacaattttttttccatcagaatatgttttaaacttataaaattttaatatgagcaggtcgtccgtcacttccggtcgtcaccagaAGTGATTCTAATATTTCGATTTTTGGAATTTGAAAGCATATgcattttgttgacatttttgtactgaatacaaaactaaaaaccgttttaaaatcggacaacgcattgcagagatattgaagtttaaaaatgacgttttccgGAAATCTGCATTTCGCAGTGTAGAttgaaaaattagtttaaaaggaatttaatatgatagtaaatcgtaccaaatgtcaacagtttaattaaaccctatcaattcaaaatcaaacgaaagacccacttgttgctcgcaacaaggtgctttcaggtaattcaggcattctcgagaaattaattGTCAAAGTTCTAAggcgagagtctgagtagcacagtcgatagagtcgtggacatggcccaggtgacccgggttcaagccccgattgccgcattttttttaaaactattttttgctTAGATCTACGactttatctttgaagtgataagtttaatctaatctattcaaaaatcggaagacccactcgttgctcgcaacgagatcgtgtctagttaaaataattatttttattggaacttTTTATTACAAGGAGATACAAAAAGgatgctcgaggaacgtgtcgtctgacatTAACCTCAATATTTTGAATACTCAGATacctcaaagtttttaaacagtctcatctagttcgagatactgaagtttgactgtatttaattaatatgtCAGAGCCACATTAAATGTGTGATGGTAaacaatttcattgaaaataattattgttcatttcttttttgtttgtgtctatcatttttaataatttgacaGCTGCACCAGATTTTTCCCTTTTTATTCACTAAATGACTTTTATGATGTGAATTTGTTAATTGCATGCACCCAAATATACCCGGTACTATATAACTATAAAGTAAACAACAAAAGAACTGAAAAGTAATTATCTatggcaaatacatgtactgccaAATAGTTTTATAGCTGAATAATTTCTTTAGGTTACTCTGTTCCAGCAACTAATCAGTAAAATGTAAACTTGTGGTTAGGAGGCAGGTATTGTTTATACTTGGCGCAGCTGTCAaaattgaacataaaatatttcaaaaagtcacaccaaaaaagaattgaaattattATCCTTGAATGATTCTTGTATGTTAAAAGTCAAGGCCACTACCACTCATTTTTCTTTAAAGCCCCTTCTTATTCTAAGAAATAATTATAATCTTTTGAGTGAGAGTACTGGTGTTTCTAGCTTTTAGATGAAATTCAATAGCCGACTTTCTAATGGGTGAATAAGCTTGCAATGAGTAATTGCCTGAATGGAAGATTGATTTTGTCTTTTTATGGGACACATCTCTATAGATAAAAGAAACCGATTCTCAAATTGTTGTCACATTGATTGAGAAATCTTGTAGCCGGTTAGGACATTGTTCATCTTGAAACCCATATGACGTTGACATGCATTTTCCTTTTAAACCTTTTAAACTTTAATGCTGTTTATTGATTTTCAAGTTGTCACATCCTGAAAATCGATTGATTGAAAGGTTCTCCAGATTTTTAGATCAGTACATTTGGCttgcaaaatagaaaaatttaaacttgaaattcaaatatatttaccGGTAAGACTTTTGATAATTTGTGTGTAAAGTATGTTTCAGAGTATTTGGTCAGtcttattatatgaaaattattgattatgtaaaatttaattccATGAAAATTGCTCCCACTTGATGTGTATTTCTTTAATGAgatgtactgtatacagggtaatTTTCGCCcctctacacttgcaaacagtttcggcCTGTCTTTAATATTTCCCTGTTTAGAGTACCGGGTATCCTGAAGGATTTTAACAATACTTAATTGGTACTGaatgtttaaaatgattataatacCGGTAATTAAAACTCCTATTTGGGACTTGACTTCCTGACATGACTTTTATTAAATGAATCCTTCATGTGGGTACAGCCTATAAAGGTCCACTTGTAGTTCTTGGGGATATGCATCAGCATATAGTCTAAGatttctggtaaaaaaaaattctcgttgcatgtattgtattttaattgttCTTCTATTTTTAGTTTTCTGTGTCAGTTGGCCTGATTTTTGCTGTGGAACTTCTCTTTGGTGTTCTGGCTTTTGCATACAAAGACTGGGTAAGCAGTTATCATTCATtggaatttaaataaatattttaatatatatcttttcaAAGAATTATAGTGGTTCTAATTCTTGTACAGTTAAATATTCAATGCAATTCAGATATACCCTTTAgtttaaaattagatttttagAAGATATTGAAATGGCCTGCTAAAAAGTGATgactaaattttatttgatccaGATAAAGAATCAGATTGAGTCCCAGGTGAAGAATATGATCATCAATTACAGGGAAGACTTGGATTTACAGAACCTGATAGACTGGGTCCAGCAGGATTGGGTAAACAATGTCCTTagttgatgagagagagagagagagagagagagagagagagagagagagagagagagagagagagaggaggagAATTTTCCTGCTCCATTATTTAAGGAGGCTGTGTGGTCAACAAATTCACCATCAGATCTGCCAATgacatatatgattttttttgccacaaattaacatttaattagtaaagaaaatccaaatattttagctcTAAAATTAGGCCTTTCCTAAAAGTCTGTCTTGATACAGAATTCTTCTTCATAAGGAGGCAATCATAgcctaaataatgtaaataatggCAACGACCAAAAAAATGTGTACTTTATGACATTAATTactgtacaatataaaattcaagAGTAACAATAAATAATGATGTTGTATTTCAGCTACACTGTTGTGGGGTAAACAGCTATGCAGACTGGGAACTGAACCGCTATTTCAACTGCTCCTCCCAAGGCAGCATTGAGGCATGTGGTGTACCATTCTCATGCTGCAAACCCACCACAGTAAGTAACAGTCAACTGATTACATACAGAAACACTGTAACACACCAGGAAGTAACTACTGATTAAACACTGATACACAAGAACCCCTCAGTAAGTAACAGTCAACCACCACAGTAAGTAACAGTCAACTGATTACATACAGAAACACTGTAACAGACCAGGAAGTAACTACTGATTAAACACTGATACATAAGAACCCCGCAGTAAGTAACAGTCAGTTAATTACATACAGAAACACTATAACACTTCAGGAGGTAACTACTGATTAAACACCGATACTCAAGAACACCTCAGTAAGTAAAAGGCAACTGATTAAACACTAGAACACCTCAGAAAGTAACAGTCAACTGATTAAACACTATAACACTTCTGTAAGTATCAGTCAACCGATTTAATCCTAAAGCACTTGAACACCTCAGAAAGTAACAGTCAACTGATTAAACACTATAACACTTCTGTAAGTATCAGTCAACCGATTTAATCCTAAAGCACATGAACACCTCAGAAAGTAACAGTCAACTGATGAAACACTGAAACACCTCTGTAAGTAAAAGTCAACTGATTAAACACTAGAACATCTTAGTAAATAACTGTcaactgattttaaaaacacttaAACACGAGAACACCTCAGTAAGTAACTGTCAACTGATTAAACTCTAGAACATCGCAGTGAGTAACAGCTGATTAAacactaaaacatttcagtaagtaacaaTCAACTGATTTAATCCTAAAGCACATGAACACCTCAGTAAGTAACAGTTAGCAGATTAAACACTTAAACACCTCAGTTAGTAACAGTCTCAACTGATTAAACTCTTAAATACTAGATTACGTTGGTAAGTACTGGTAACATTCCACTGAATGAATACTAAAACACTTTATTATCTCAGTAAGTAACCATAGTCTGAATGAACACTTAAACACTTTATCATCTCAGTAAGTAATCATAGTCTGAATGAACACTAAAACACTTTATCATCACAGTAAGTAACCATAGTCTGAATGAACACTAAAACACTTTATCATCACAGTAAGTAACCATAGTCTGAAAGAACACAAAAACACTTTATCATCTCAGTAAGTAATCATAGTCTGAATGAACACTAAAACACTTTATCATCACAGTAAGTAACCATAGTCTGAAAGAACACAAAAACACTTTATCATCACAGTAAGTAACCATAGTCTGAAAGAACACAAAAACACTTTATCATCTCAGTAAGTAATCATAGTCTGAATGAACACTAAAACACTTTATCATCTCAGTAAGTAACCATAGACTGAATGAACACTAAAACACTTTATCATCTCAGTAAGTAATCATAGTCTGAATGAACAACAGGTCTATGTCTTTATACAACTGACAAGTCTTTAACATTTTATACCACTGACAGCTACATGACATTTTATACCACTGACAGCTATATGACATTTTATACCACTGTCACTGTAACATTCCACTGAATGAACACTTAAACACTTTATCATCTCAGTAAGTAACCATAGTCTGAATGAACACTTAAACACTTTATCATCACAGTAAGTAACCATAGTCTGAATGAACACTAAAACACTTTATCATCACAGTAAGTAACCATAGTCTGAATGAACACTAAAACACTTTATCATCACAGTAAGTAACCATAACACTTTATCATCACAGTAAGTAACCATAGTCTGAATGAACACTAAAACACTTTATCATCACAGTAAGTAACCATAGTCTGAATGAACACTAAAACACTTTATCATCACAGTAAGAAACCATAGTCTGAATGAACACTAAAACACTTTATCATCTCAGTAAGTAATCATAGTCTGAATGAACACTAAAACACTTTATTATCTCAGTTAGTAACCGTAGTCTGAAtgaacagtttgcgagccgctccgacagatcaactgtttccctcgaccccagtcaacaactgtatactattgactgttcaggcattaaataattgttttattacttaATTCCGTTTTTGTATTCTGTGTTCACAATTATAAATAACATAAGGTTTTCATACCATTATGCATTCAGGTCATTGTTAATCAATACCAAGATGACCTAGAATTTTAAGAACAATAGTATAAATAACCATAATAAACTTATCTTTTAATCTTGTAGCAATTaaactttttctaaaatatgttgccagtccaatagatcgcagtctattgaccgacAGTCAATAGATCACTTTCAAATCTGAATACACATACAAAAGAGACGAAAatatttaactgtaataaatcaacaaaatccctttgattaggtaataatatCTAATGTTAAACACTAGTTGCAGTGTACTCATACAACTAAAACCAGTCTGCTGACTTTACCTGAAAACATCAGTATAAAGTAGTAGTTTTACTTTCAGAACATTTAAATACAATGTACCTCAGTAGCAGTCAACTAAAACACTAAAACATTACTTACTGTCTACTGAAATTACTCTAGAACACCAGTTAGTAACAGTTGCTTGATTAAATACTTAACACCAAAACTATTTCAAGGTCTGGGAAAATCTTCCTCAATGAACAACAATGACAATTGTCTTAATCTGTTTGACTGTCTGTATTCCAGTGTCTTAATCTGTTTGACTGTCTGTATTCCAGGATCTTATCAAGAACCACCACTGTGGATTTAAAATGATCAATGTAAGTACTAGACAAAGATGATTGCACTCTACAAAAGGATATTTTTAGACGTTGAATTACACTTGCTGGTCTATGTTCAGTATATGAATAGATGCATTTCTAGTGTTTGATGTTTTGTAGAATGCAGACAGAGAGAACAAGATTTACACAGAAGGCTGTATTTCCCTGGGGGAAAAATGGTTGGAGACAAACTTGATCCCTGTGGCAGCAATAGCAGTTGGTATAGCTGTTGTGCAGGTCAGTATgccaattatttaaaatgacataGACCTTTCAGTGGTATAAATGACATAACCTGCCAGTGGTATAAAATGTCATATAGCTGTCAGTGGTATAAAATGTCATGTAGCTGTCAGTGGTATAAAATGTTATAGACTTGTCAGTTGTATAAAGACGTAGACCTGTCAGTGGTATAAAATGTCATAGACCTAACGGTCTTTCAGTGGTTTTAAATGACATAGACCTGTCAGTGGTATAAAATGTCAGACTTGTCAGTTGTATAAATGGCATAGACCTGTCAGTggtataaaataataaataaaatgacaaagaCTTGTCAGTGGCAAAAATGACATAGACATGTCAGTGGCATAAATGACATAGACCTGCCAGTCATTTTAGATAACAGATCCCTGTCAGTGGTATCAGATGACATAGACCTGTCAGTATGTCAGTGGTATAAAATGACATAGACCTGCCAGTCATATTAGATAACAGATCCCTGTCAGTGGTATCAAATGACATAGACCTGTCAGTATGTCAGTGGCATAAAATGACATAGACCTGTCAGTATGTCAGTGGTATGAAATGGCATAGACCTGTAAGTGTTAGTGGTGTAAAATGTCATAGACCTGTTAGTTTGTCAGTGGTACAAAATGAAATAGACCTGTCAGTCACTGGCATAAAATGACATATATCAATTGTATAGAAAAACACAGCCCTGTCAGTATGTCACttagagtacatgtatagtagACATGTCTGTCAGTGTCTTATCTTACATAAACAGAGATCTGTATCAACAAAGATATGACAGTATCTGTTACTGTTTCAAAGATATATCACTGATTTTGATTAGAGTAGATATGTCAGAATATCACATTTTTCTCCACTAAGCATAGATTTAACTTTTACAATACCAACATCTTGTTGATATGTCATAAATGTGTTAGAATACCATAGATATGCTAGTATGTCACGTTTTATACAGACATAGATCTTTTAGTAAGTAACATGTCTAACACATTCTACaaagttaaacaaaattaaaaatttagtcATATACTATATTGTTTGGTTGAAAATAGATTATTATCTCTcatgattttctttttgttttcagattttaggCATTTGTTTTGCATCCATATTGCGATGTGATGTGAATGCCCAGAAAGCCAAGTGGGGTTACAATGACTGACCAGACTGACCAGGCAGCAGCTAACTGTCTGTGTACCGGTACACAGTGGTCAGGAATCAGAGACCAGGCAGCAGCTAACTGTCTGTGTACGGGTACACAGTGGTCAGGAATCAGAGCTCAGTCTGTGTTATAGGCTGTTCTGTACAACATCTTTCTATTTCTTAACAGCTATGTCTATGCTCTCTGAAAATTTAAGATATCTTTATAATGTGAATGTAGTGAACTCTGTGATTCATTCCATGTTAAGAACAGCTTATTTACCCATTGAAACAGTTGGGTCAGATCAAGTATCAAACAGTACATGCAGTTTAggttttatttgaaaactttCATTTTGTCCTATTTACAATTTTACTTAATGTGCAATGCCTTTTGAATATGGAACATGTATGCTTGTacaatatttctctttttacgAGTATCATATAGATAATTCAAAGGAAATGTTGTAATTTTTATCCTAAGTGATTGTTTATAGCTAGCTATACCATGATCATTCCTGCACATTGTGAACAAAGCTATCGTTGATCCCCTCACTCATAACATAGTTGTGTGTCTATTCTTCATAGTTTCCTCCAAAGTCCATTTTTGTTATGCTATTTACAGcaaattttgcttatatttttttcttttagtttgGTTTATGTTTTATATGCTTTAATTTAAGATGGTTGTGcattcctttatacaaaaaccTATACATGTAATCATGCATATCCTCCTGTAAGTAGgcattttgttttatgattttattttaaaagtttatcaatctgttctttacaaattttatttttgttttattttgctttaaCTTGTTAGTTTTGATGTATAgggaaatcaaaattttaatttctgtgaACTACCCTAAAAaagatttgataattttatgatttacagACTGCATCAACAAATTCTGTATCTcacaggcacatagcatcgggggggggggggggggggggggcatataaaaaaatgaattataatggagttggcccccccacttttttggaagttagtaaaaaattgatatgaaaataaggaaatgagtagtcaaattgaagttaccccccccccccccatggattaggaatttcatgattcggaggaaaaaaaattttggaaaggaagaattttttttggaagtatagttgaaTCTAACCCCCCTGCTGTTATTCCAGGCAAGCTATACTCCGTCCTCGGGTTCATGATCTTTTAGCCATATATACAAGTGTAAAAAGCTTTTTGTTTGTGAATTTTTATTCAATGCAtgacttttatttattcataccgtatatgatttttaataattgtatttataaactcttactttttgttttcataaattttttattgttattttgaaaGGAGcgatacatgtttaaaaatgttttgattgaaaaatgttttatttacatatcttaatatttatacatgtatatggaattttgcaatttctaaaaatgaaatgaatttgaaaCAGAACATTGTATGATAGGCATTTAGAGTTTAATACCAAATTTGATATAGCAAAATGAATTTTAAGATGTATATCATACATTTTGTTGTTTGTATTTCCTCAAAATTCACactttgaataaaattatatgtCCAGAAATTTATGAAGGTGATccttgaaatgtttaaaatgaaataaaatgtgtaatatattttctatatatgttGTTGTGGTTATGTTATTTGATCCAACATTTTTTCCTTCCTTTCCTCTCAGTATAGTCTCTAAGGGAatcatacattataaaaatgcaAACTTCATGGATACACTTTAGTACAATTGAAACAGGTATTAATTTACATGAGAGATGTATGCTTGTACGTTTGCTGTGTTGAATAAACAGTGTGCACCTAGGGAAAagaatcaaaattatatataatttctgaATGTGatgtatgcatgtacatgaattATTAATAAGCAATTAATAATGGATTGGAGTTATAACCATCCCAATTTAGTGTAAATCAATTGATTTATATAGATTGTACAAACTTTAACACATAAACAAATGTTGAAGCCTTCAGGAAGTACTTAAGTTTAACATATTGGTATAAAACACAGGGAATCGATcatcatcttctcaagaacagtAATAACGTgtatgctacaatttgtgatatgaattattatgaattttaaagcatttttatatatttgcatatcACGCGTGCATCTAGTAGTTTTGATATTCTAAAATTTTCGAACTTGAACAATTGTATAACGATGTGAACAGTTTGTATGAACTATAAAGCAGACTTGGTAATATTGCACGGAGTGCAAGTCTATTGATGAAAGCTACTcccttttacaaaaaaaagtcATCTGTCAAATACTATACACTGTATGAATTATATCTCGATGTGAAGAGTTTGTATGAACTATATAACAAACTTAGTTATATTGCACGGAATGCAAGTTTATTGAGGAAAATTCGGTTTGGGATACAAAGCTACCATAGTTATCAATTAAACACCATATATCAAGCTTTTAGCATCAGTTGTTTCTCTTATCAGTCCAGTGCGTACATTAGTATGACCGACTTGTTATCGTTGTAAACAAACTCGAAGTGTGTCCTTGAACTTGAGCTTATACGACGTCGCTTTTGATTGGTGTATTTTATCGAACGTTAGACACACCTTCTAACGTAATTCAGAAAATATCCAATCAAAAACATCCTTACATACTTTCTTTCAAGGTTATTTTGTAGAAAAGTGAAAGAAGCAGCATTTCGACACAACTGGTAGAAAATGCTGCGTACACTATCAACAGAAGTCCTAAAAAGTGTTTCTAAATGGGGAGGCAGAAACAATCCATCAAATTCTGCCTGGATTTTGAACAAGAAGAGCTGTTACAGCACCGATGTTGGCGAGGAAGATTACGATAGTTTAACATTTTCACAAACAGTTGACAAATTTTACGACAGGGCATCAGctttgatagaaaatgatcTGGCTAAAGGTATGAGAAGTCGTGCACCTGTGGAGGAGAAGATTAAAAAGGTGAAAGGTATCCTTAAAATTATTAAACCAGCAAACCACATGATCGAGATCACCTTTCCGATTAGACGTGACAACGGCGAGTATGAAATCATTGAAGCATGGCGAGCGCAGCATAGCCAGCATCGTACCCCTTGCAAAGgaggtaaaataaaaaaaaatacacttaatATCTTctatattcttaaatttttaagTATAAGCAAGTATTTATTTCGAAGCACATGTCCTTCAAACTTCTGACGTTAGGAAATTGTACTGCATATAGACCCCTTCAcgataactgcggtactgctatcttgcagggcaaaatgatatGCTTTGCCGAAATTTCAGTAgatagataattaaatgacgtaaatgaaacaattaacgttacgtcatatttcaccaaactttatcattttgccctgcaaaagagcagtactgcagttaccgtgaaggggttAATTATACATTAATATGCAACATAATCCCAAAAAATCTGACGTTTTTCAggctttttaatgattttgatattttacttgccTGAAACAAGCACCTGTATGAAAACTGGCAATTCTCAgctcaattttcaatatctttgAGTTGaatcaaatgtttaaattacaattatGGTCTGTCCCATGTTATTCTTTCCTTCATATTTGGACAAtttctcataaaaatacatatacctgtgaaagaaatacattgGAAATATATGAtaaggaaaatatccaagatatcttcattgacacattatcctttttcactcagaaaaattcacacaAACGAAAAAGTATTTCTGAGATTTATGGGAAATGTTTTATTACATCTTTTATCCATTCAGAAGTCACTTTGAATATCTCGCACAATTATTCAATGTTATCATCTGGGTTCTTCAATGGCTGTTTCTATGCAAAATCCCtgtagatatttttatttttggttgtgTATTAAAACCTGAAGTGTTATGGAGCGTTTCCAAAACAAATAATCTGGACTTTTCCCATTTTAATAGATGAATATAATTTTGGCACAGGGATATTTATGATtaatgaaatatcaagcaaaaaagTGGTGGAACTTGCGACAGagtataattaataaaacaactATTTTTATGTTACTCACTAATACCGCATTTATGTGTTCTTATACCCCATAAACAGACTGCTTGAACACacttttatcaaacaatttGTCATCAGTGTGCTTATCAAAATAGGGAGTTGAAttcatatatttaaatcaaGCTGAGAATGGCACCTCCAGCTAAAGGcagcatattttctttttacataatGGCGCCTGGTCTGACATTTTCCTgtaaagtaaaatatcaaaattgttaaaatagcCAGGAAAAAGTCAGATATATTGACTACATGCATCACTgacaatatttgaaatacatgtaatgacaGTAAAGTAAAAGTTTTGTTGCTATGGCAAACTggataaaaaattgttattgttGCTAATTCTTAACAtgcaaaaattgcaaaatattcaaaatgtagTTGAATATGGATAGGGCTTTAGACTTTcacttttgaattaaaaattatttggatTAACCATTGTATAAGGTTCAGATTTCCCTTAGGTTTTTACCTTAATATTGTTAAGAAGCACTGCTTGTGGTAGTTTTTAAGTTTGagcataaaaaatttaatgtcgAAACATTCTTTTGCCTTGGAGGCTGTAGAATTTAGATGAGCTTACTTTTGATCTCGTTTCATTTTActaccatattttttttaatgtgaaagtAGGACTGAGATTAAATATGAGTTTATCTAACTTTTATGGTTACCAAGCCTGGTCTAATCATCCAGTTATCGGATGTAGGAAGGGGAGgcaataaaattttgatcttgAATATAAACCATGTACAATTGAACGTTAATTATTATAACACAGGTATAAGATACAGCTTGGATGTATGTGAAGATGAGGTGAAAGCCTTAGCTGCCCTAATGACCTACAAATGTGCCGTTGTGGACGTCCCCTTTGGAGGCGCCAAGGCGGGTGTGAAAATCAACCCTGCCAACTACTCGGAGAAAGAACTGGAGAAAATCACCAGGAGATTTGCTGTGGAACTTGCCAAGAAAGGTTTCATAGGTTCGTATCAAGAGAAATCAGTGGAAAGTTTGGCATTTTGTTAATTTAGAACATTCAAACAAGTTAActgtttttatttaaggaatactTCACAGTTTATAAAAGCTTTAGCTATCCAAAGTTGTGTTATACTTGTATAAcatagattgaaaataaattccttccttataaattaattttctacaacaaattctaaaaaatgAAGTGCAATTGTCAAGTggattaatatgttttactcGCACATCATATTGTGACAGACAAGTTACGGTATGTGATACAATATAGATGAATTTGTTTAACCAATCAAATGGCGCATTAAAACTAGATTTTGATCATTATTCTTTACAGGGCCTGGCATTGATGTGCCTGCTCCTGACATGGGAACAGGAGAGAGGGAAATGAGTTGGATTGCAGACACATACGCCAACACTCTTGGTATGTTTTATCTGTTGACATTTTTCCACATCAAATCAGCAAGCGCTAGAACAGATTGTAACAGTTAGCAATCAAATTTCTACTTTTCTGCAAGTCAAGAGTTAATTGTAAATGTCAcaattcatatttaaaactATGGCAGTATATTTCTTAGattgttgtttgattttttatacatCTTGTTTTTGTACACAGGCTTCAATGATATCAATGCTCATGCATGTATCACTGGGAAGCCCATCACTCAGGGGGGAATTCATGGCCGTATCTCTGCCACAGGCCGTGTAAGTCCATCTTAATTGTGTCCTATTTACTGTAACATTATAATCAAGATGTAATCTTAAATGTTATCTGCACTGTAAACTGTTACCTAGGATAAACTGCATTAACTCACAAGAGAAAAGCTTTTAAAGTGTGGTCATTACTGcatatttcttgatatttgttTATGCATGATTTTCTCATATTGTAGGGTGTGTTTCATGG
Coding sequences within it:
- the LOC128165433 gene encoding tetraspanin-5-like isoform X2 codes for the protein MEKHKNRKTKGRGIRQEKSEVSCCMKYLMFGFNVLFWLVGAGICGIGLWAWTEKDMFSNIGKITTVTLDPALIFIISGGVMFVIGFCGCIGALRENTCLLMFFSVSVGLIFAVELLFGVLAFAYKDWIKNQIESQVKNMIINYREDLDLQNLIDWVQQDWLHCCGVNSYADWELNRYFNCSSQGSIEACGVPFSCCKPTTDLIKNHHCGFKMINNADRENKIYTEGCISLGEKWLETNLIPVAAIAVGIAVVQILGICFASILRCDVNAQKAKWGYND
- the LOC128165433 gene encoding tetraspanin-5-like isoform X1, coding for MEKHKNRKTKGRGIRQEKSEVSCCMKYLMFGFNVLFWLVGAGICGIGLWAWTEKDMFSNIGKITTVTLDPALIFIISGGVMFVIGFCGCIGALRENTCLLMFFSVSVGLIFAVELLFGVLAFAYKDWIKNQIESQVKNMIINYREDLDLQNLIDWVQQDWLHCCGVNSYADWELNRYFNCSSQGSIEACGVPFSCCKPTTDLIKNHHCGFKMINNADRENKIYTEGCISLGEKWLETNLIPVAAIAVGIAVVQILGICFASILRCDVNAQKAKWGYND